The sequence below is a genomic window from Equus caballus isolate H_3958 breed thoroughbred chromosome 11, TB-T2T, whole genome shotgun sequence.
AGACACAGGTGTCAGGGCAGGTATCTGGCAGTTGCTGCCATTACCCCATTGAGCGTGTACCAGTAGGGACTGGCAGGAAGGGTGAGCAGAGGGACAgcagaagacagaggcagagagggagccagcAAGAGTGATAAGGGATAATGAGAGgggaagacagtgagaaagatGAGACAGcaagaagtggggaggggagaacgGGATCACCCTGCGTGGACCGCCTACTTTGTGGCAAGGACCGCTCATCCTCCTCCAGTTGTCACAATAACCCTGTTAGTCCCCGTTTCCTAGATGATTAGCTTAAGGTTCAGTGAAGGTGAGCGACTTGTCCATTCTCATAGCAAGGAGGTGTAGGACATGGATCCGAACTCAGACTGTAAACCCCACAACGGCAGGAGCCGCGTCTGTCTGGTTCCAGCACGCAGCTCGGCACCTCGTGGACGCTCAATAAATACATGCTATTTCCATGTCCCCGCGAGAACGGGACAGAAGAGGCTGTGAAGTAGGATGGGCATGGGAGGGTCCTCGAGAGGAAAAGACAGGCAGCCTCGAGGCCGCTCCTCTCTTTGTGCCCCGACCACGAAGCTCTCCACCCAAGGCCAGGTGCCCTCTGGACACAGAAAGCGGCTCTGGGTGGGGTGTGGgtggtggggtgtgggtgggggtgtgtgGCGAGGCGGCTCCGCCCTGACCCCGCCCCACCCTTCGCCTTTCCCTCAGGTACCTCTACTGCGGTGAGCTGACCGTGCTGCTGGCTCAGGCCATCCCCCTGCACAGGCTGGCCACCAAGTACGGCGTGGCGTCCCTGCAGCGGGGCGTGGCCGACTACATGCGCGCGCACCTGGCAGGCGGCGCGGGCCCGGCGGTGGGCTGGTACCACTATGCGGTGAGCACCGGCGACGAGGCCCTGCGCGAGAGCTGCCTGCAGTTCCTGGCCTGGAACCTGTCGGCCGTGGCGGGGAGCGCCGAGTGGGGCGCCGTGAGCCCCGAGCTGCTGGCGCAGCTCCTGCCGCGCTCGGACCTGGTGCTGCAGGACGAGCTGGAGCTGTTCCACGCGCTGGAGGCGTGGCTGGGCCGCGCGCGGCCGCCCCCCGCCGTGGCCGAGCGGGCGCTGCGCGCCATCCGCTACCCCATGATCCCGCCGGCGCAGCTGTTCCAGCTGCAGGCGCGCTCGGCCGCCCTAGCGCGCCACGGCGACGCGGTGGCCGACCTCCTGCTGCAGGCCTACCAGTTCCACGCCGCCTCGCCGCTGCACTACGCCAAGTTCTTCGACCTCAATGGCAGCGCCTTCCTGCCCCGCAACTACCTCGCGCCCGCCTGGGGCGCCCCGTGGGTCATCAACAACCCGGCCCGCGACGACCGCAGCACCAGCTTCCAGACGCAGCTGGGCCCGAGCGGCCACGACTCGGGTCGCCGGGTCACTTGGAATGTGCTCTTCTCGCCGCGCTGGCTGCCCGTCAGCCTGCGGCCCGTCTACGCGGACGCCGCGGGCACCGCGCTGCCCGCCGCGCGTCCCGAGGATGGCCGGCCGCGGCTCGTGGTCACGCCGGCCAGCAGCGGCGGCGACGCGGCGGGCGTGAGCTTCCAGAAGACGGTGCTGGTGGGGGCGCGCCAGCACGGCCGCCTGCTGGTGCGCCACGCCTACAGCTTCCACCAGAGCAGCGAGGAGGCGGGCGACTTCCTGGCGCACGCAGACCTGCAGCGGCGCAACTCCGAGTACCTGGTGGAGAACGCCCTGCACCTCCACCTCATCGTCAAGCCCGTCTACCACACCCTCATCCGGACCCCCAAGTAGACGaggggggccgggggccggggcggggcggggggagctCGGACGCCTCCGGGCTGGGGAATAAAGGTGTGGCATAGATGGCCTGGGAGGAGCCGGTGGAGTAGAGGTGCCTACGCTGGCCTCCAGGTTGGCCAGGCACTGGCGACGTCGGAGTTGGGTGGAATCCAAGCGAGGGGCGCTAGACCAGATGTCTGCTTTCAGGACGAGATTTCGCGGCTGATTTGAAGGCAACGCTCTTGGTTGAATAAAGCGATGCTCGCAGAGACCGGGGGATGACTGAACCACCTAAATAAGACCAGCCCAAGGACGGTTCCACAGGTCTAGGGGTTCCCCGTCTTTCATTAGGTTTTCTGCGAGGACCCCGACCCCGACGCAGAACAGGGCAGGGAAGAGTACCCAGTGGTCAGCGCTACCCCCCAGCCTGGGAAGCCCCTGGAATCCAGTACCAGGGGGTTCCTCACTTTGAAGCCGAGGGGCTTAGCTCTTAGCTGGGCAGTTTCTGAGCGCCAACTTCCAAGGGGTAACCACCTCATTTGGGTAGTGAGGCTTTCTGCCCTCTGGGCCACCCCAAGTCTCTG
It includes:
- the BTBD17 gene encoding BTB/POZ domain-containing protein 17, producing the protein MAEAWWGEGSQLGRGCSPLAGSYIRRRDVSGVVWASLSFQQTRSWGTKMLRLGYAKPGSWGSFWAILTLVGLATRAAQKADGGGEAAGTSINHSQMLLQRLQELLRQGNASDVVLRVQAAGTDEVRVFHAHRLLLGLHSELFRELLSNQSEVVLVEPRDCAAVFDKFIRYLYCGELTVLLAQAIPLHRLATKYGVASLQRGVADYMRAHLAGGAGPAVGWYHYAVSTGDEALRESCLQFLAWNLSAVAGSAEWGAVSPELLAQLLPRSDLVLQDELELFHALEAWLGRARPPPAVAERALRAIRYPMIPPAQLFQLQARSAALARHGDAVADLLLQAYQFHAASPLHYAKFFDLNGSAFLPRNYLAPAWGAPWVINNPARDDRSTSFQTQLGPSGHDSGRRVTWNVLFSPRWLPVSLRPVYADAAGTALPAARPEDGRPRLVVTPASSGGDAAGVSFQKTVLVGARQHGRLLVRHAYSFHQSSEEAGDFLAHADLQRRNSEYLVENALHLHLIVKPVYHTLIRTPK